The sequence below is a genomic window from Uranotaenia lowii strain MFRU-FL chromosome 2, ASM2978415v1, whole genome shotgun sequence.
ACATGACaaattaaaagcgtgttttctcgaaattttcgagccggacaaatccgagatattttatttaagaacctggcaaaattcgggcatttgatttcaaagttgtcGACCAAAAACCCGGATAATATCCAAGTAAATTGtctcaaaacccaggaatttctttacaaaaaatcaagaaaaaaaaactcgaaaaaaaatttttttttcgtcttcatttatcagcagttttaatcaggcattcaaaaaacttttcttggttatttccttaaaatttgttaaaaaaaaatctatttgaaagcaaaaataaaaattttaaaaaacacaatttgattttatttagtttgttttggcaaatgaaGTGGATAAtttcgggcaaccgggccggatcggacttttgacgattttttcaataaatattcgGGCAATCTGGCTACCTTAACGTATTTGGTTtcaagggcctcatattgctTCAAACCTCCAGTAAACACTTAATTCTTTGTAAAGTTTCCTGGACACTTATTTAAACTGATTAATAAGTTTGATATCATATATCTTAAATAatggtaaacaaaattttctatttaccaTTAATTTGCTTTAGTGTTGAAAACTAAATTGCGTTATTGAATACAAATACTgtaaagtcgaaaaaataacGTGAGAATTTACTATTACTTCTCGATATCTGAATTCATCCATGGCAAATggcacaattgttttttttttgcattaaattaaatagagatgaacaaataagaacttaaaataaaaattctctaatCTAAAATCATTCTTacacaatttcttaaaaaaaaatccatcactaAATCACAGATGTCGCCtttgaatacagatttttttcaaatgtattttctgtttatcatatttttggagacaatacattttaaagattatcaagcattgccatctaaaattattcttgttttGGTATAACCCATACAATATCAgtgataatttagaaaaaatcttttagttacattaaaaaataattgtctagttttgtaacgtaatttcattttttgcatcgaacCTACGCATTGATATTCCAAATCTATGTTGTTTCGTAATTTGTGTAAATGTGGattacgacctcaccgcccccctgagcctttccaacgccccccaaatttcaaaattgagctcaccgcccccctggaagctctcatcgcccccaagggggcggtagggaccactttgaaaaccactggtctaaAACAAGAGCCAGAGTCACGGGATTGGCACAACATGCCCTAGAACAAAACCACAAGttgaatatcgaaaaaaaaaacatatattttagaaagaatAAATCAGCAATGAAACGTATTACATGTAGAACTCAATAAAGGAAATAAAGTGAACATCAAACAAGGCgcaattaaaatttctaaaatataatgCTTGATAGAGAAACGCCACAATTTAAGAAGCAAACTACGGATTCAAGCTTAACGGATTCAAATTCGAAGCCCTCCAACACGAATACAACAGACAATATCTCGACGAAGCCGAGAATTACGAACGCCAGCTTTTAGAACTCTGGCCAAAGATCTCCAAGTGTCAAGATAGTCGGGCTGttgttttttcgaacaaatcgtTGGCGTCACCTACACAATGTTATGGTGCTGCCGCCCTGCGAGATGGgatccaagttttttttaatttacgttttaaaaataaacttttccgATGATGGTTGGAACGAAGTAGACCGAAACGTCAGAGTAATAGCTTAGTTAGACTTACGATtgaccgaaaaatatcaacccaaaaaattatcgaattcagaatccaggATTTATGAGTTCGGATTAAGGATTCCAAATTCATGATTCTTGATTCAGGTTtccgaattttgaatttcaaattcaggattcaattgcaaattctAAGATTCAGGTTTCCGAATTCAGGtttctgaattcagaaattcagatttagaattcaaattcaaagactTTTATCATTGTTTGTTCTCAAAACATAAGCATTTACCtctttttgattaaaattcattcaagCGTTTTCTTGCGTTGCACTGGGATGAGAATACTGTGGTTATTAGAATTTGATCAATCTCGGTCATATTGGTCACCctggtttcaaataatttagttATCTTATTGAAACCCCCTGTACCGTTTGCTATAACTCAAGTGTTAAATGTTGCCAACTTGTTTTATTGTTCTGTAATGAatagtttgaattatttaagCGCCAAAAACTGTAATGATgaggaaaaataaaaggaaagtTCTCTTTCGTTTTAACTGTCGACTGGAAAACAAGTTTTCCTTTTCCCATCCGAAAGTCAGAACAAATGGTCTGAGTGTCTGACACAACAGAATTATAGccagtttttgtgaaatttacataattttgtaCTGGAATTCGATTCAAAAAGTATCAGTAAAACACAAATACATTACCCTTCAGCGTTTACATATCATTAAACAtcacaaaaaagacataaatttgACGACAGAGGAGTTTAACAGACCAAAGTGAAAGACCAAAGTTGGGAACCAGAGGTTGTGATATCAActaacagaagaaaaaaaatgtaaaatcttcAGTATAcatttgattaaatattttttatttttgaataacttgtttcttgttttttttttcttcacgtcatcatcatcatctacaCAATAAAAATCAGGGGGAATTTGGGTTGGGGGAGCAAATATACAattgtttttcgattttgttcGCTGCTTTCAAAAGCACAAATCTtggttggtttgtttgttttgttggcTAGAGTGGGGGGTTGTTGGCTAAGCGTTCAATGAACCTAACTAAATAtagtataatataatataataataatagttatcgtttaaaatagaaaataaaaaacaccttacagtttgtaattttgattttcagcAAGGGGACGATTTTCGTTGTAAAACTTAGGTTTGCAACGCAAAAATAACTTACACAAATAGGAAAACAACTGAGAGACCCTAACCTTTTGTGGTTataatttacttaatttttgtttgatttttttttcatttttttgtttcggttcTAACTAGGATAAGATAACAAAATTTCCATATTCATCGCTAATCATTTGGGAAAACGGAAAAAGTTCAGACCATCGAATACATTTCTACACAAACAGGTGAGAGAAAGAAATAACGGAGATGAAGGAGGGACAGATATAAATCGATCAGAAAGAGAGCAAACAGCTGTTtcgatttttggtttttttttcggttttggaCAGATCATAGTAAGCCGTTGCACCGCACGAGAAAAACGAGGAACTTTTTATACCATTTTATAGCTTCGAAaattgtttggttgttttgttAAAGTTTGAGGAGGGAAAAAGTTTACGGTGGTGAAAATGACTGAAAAGTTTagtaaaatttgtttacaaCACAGCTAATCATccgttcgtttgttttttttttgttctttggtTAAATATTTGTTTCGTTTTCTTACATTTGTATGCGcatgttttaaaatgtttttattcccTGATTTGCAGTTGTTGCAAGAGTGGCTGGAACCCGTCGCGGTTGCTTTGATTTGTACATCGGTAAGTGTGTGTGGcaattggttttgttttttgtttctccgtttgtttagattttcattttgttttaatttatatttgtttttggcaGGCCACCGTCGCCATTTTGATCACGCGGGTGTGGCATTTTTGGAGGGTTTCCTATTTACAGATTGTTTTTTTGGTTCACAAAATGGCGATGGcaaccatttttgttttgtttttaaagtttgttcTACACAGTTTTGTTGGTATTATTTTTCACTAGCGAGACACAGTtactaaaattgttttttccttttaatttaaatctttttcaatggttttaatattcatttgtttgatttttgattgggtcatccttttttttttttttaaaataaatgatctTATAAAGATGGCTTCTTTCACTTAACTAAGCtactcttttttgtttttggtttcatttttctcTTGGCATCCTTTGATTATTTGGTAtccgttttttttgtcaacaacaattttttctttAGAAGGGGAGAGGTGGGAGCAAGTTTTGAGATAGTTTGGTTTAAGATTCCATACCGTGACGTTGGGCGGCGGCGGCGGCTGCTGCAGCTGCGGCGGCCATGGCCAGCTTGTGCTGGCGCTGTTTCAGGTACAGCGAGGCGGCGTCGTCCAGTTCCTCGAGCTCCTCCATGGTGACGGGGGATCGAGGCGAGTGCATGCTCAGGTCTTCGGGTTCCGTCTGTTCCGGGAGGGAGGACTTGATGTGGGAGATTTGCTGGGGAGTTCGGACGGCAGCCGCGCGGAGGTCGATGGCGGTTGCTGAGTGGTGGATGTCCGGAGTGCTGAAGTCCATCGGGAGGTGGTTGAGGGAAAGAGGGAATTTGGGTTGGTGGAGCGAGTGGAATGGCACGGATTGTTTGAGGTCCATAGAGAGGTCGGACATTTCGGAGCAGCCGGACTTCTGGTCGCAGAGGGACATGGCGGGGCTGATGGCGGGAGTTGGTGGGCTGGTGATGCCGCACTTGTGATGGAGTAGGTGGTGCCGCCTTCGGTAGCTGGAGTTGCATCGATCACAGTGGAAGGGCCGCTGGCCGTTGTGGCTGAGCATGTGGGCTTTCAGTTGGTTGGAGTCGCTGAACTTTTGTTCGCACATTTCGCACTCGTAGGGTTTTTCGCCGGTGTGAACTCGGAGGTGCCGTCGGAGGTTGGCAACCTGGACAAATTGGCGATCGCAATGACTACAGGAGTAGGGCTTCTCGCCGGTGTGCAGCCGCATGTGGGTCTTCAGGTGGTGATCCCGGGTGAAGCGTTTGTGACATTCGGGGCACTCGAAGGGCTTCTCGCCGGTGTGGGTCCGTTCGTGGTTCTGGAGTACGTGCTTGTAGCCAAAGGAGCGGTTGCAGATCTTACAGGTGAACACTTTGTCTCGGGAGGGATCCCGGGAGCTTGAGGTAGTTATGGCAGGTGATGGAAGTTCGACGCTTCCGTTGGATTGTGGCGATGATCCAGAGGTAGGTGGAGAGATTGGGCCGGGGCTAACCATGTCCCTAATTGGGATGTCTACAGGAATACTTTGTAGAGATCCGGGGGATTGTAGCTGTTTCCGCTTGCCCATCTTCTTCTGTTGAGGTAGAATTTCGGAGGTCGTCGATACGATGTGATTGTTATTGTTCATGGTGAGCTTGAGGGATTTAGAGCTCTTGTAGCTGAGAGCCGGTGAGATGGGACTTTGTGGTGGTGGAGGGCTGCTGTTGTTACTGTTTGGGGTCGGTGGAGCCCAGGCGCCGAAGAGAGCCGGATGTGGTGGGAATAGTCCGGTGGCCAGGGTAGCTCTCAGGGACATCGGGAGTCCGGCGGCCATCAGAGCGGCGGCTGCTGTTTGATTGGCGGCGAGCAGCTGCGGTGCCAGCATACCCATTGCCGACGGCGGATAGCCTCCGAAAATGGTCGGACTATGATTGACGCCCATGTTCAGATGGTGATGGTGCGACGGGTGATGATGTTGACCGGTCAACGGGGGTGACACCGACATGCTGCGCTCCTCTTCACGCTTCATTCCTTCCAGAGTACTACGAACGGCAGCTAATCCTGTTGgtagaaaaaaagggaaaagaaAGCGGAattaataatttgatttaacttGAGTGGGACTCGTTGCCCTAGAACGTGTATTTTTTTCCGTTCGTCGTCGTTTGTCAAGAGGGAGCGAACAACTAAAAAGCTATCGATTTTTCCCGCTTGAACTCTCGCTTTGGATTAAATTAGTTAACAAAATAAGGCAGTTGAATGACATTTGATACACACATGTGTCGTCCGACAGCTGATTGTTTGAGTAGAAAATTATAGCGTTGTCCAACGCTGTTTGCTTTTGAAATCTTTTCATACGGAAAGTAAACATAAATTGCCATCAGTGTTTCAACCGGGCTGCTTcgattgataaaaatcataacCCATTTGCGAATGCGAGACGGCTAAAAGGTAGgtaacaacaataacaatcaGACCGGGTTACACACATGTAAGTATGAATGAACCcttcaaaatgtaaacaaaccgaaCGAAAACCGAATCAGACAGAGATTGAGCTAGCGCGTTGGGATTGAGAGGAAGAAAGTGATGGGGAGCAAGCATGCACACATGAGCGAGAATGTGTGTTGTAAAAAGTGGTGAGCAACCGACGAAAGGATTCTCTCTGCGGTGCAGCCTTTTTCCACCCTTCGATTCATCGCGGATAACCGGAGAAGAGAACTTCGTCATCTCGCCgacggaaaaaaaaaaaacaaaaacaacaactcaCATGTATCGCGTCGGAGAAGGCAGGATCGCCACATGTGAGTATTCGTGGAGCGCGAAGAAATCaggaagcaaaacaaaaaccccTTCCTTCTTCTCCGACGCTGAAGAAGGAGAAAGTCCCCTCGGAAACCCTAAGCATGGTTAGGAAAACGTGGTGGCGGCTAGACGGTTGAATGGCTGGCACGTTTCGATGTATGTCTGCTGCGGTGGGATCCATTCCAGCCAAAAAGTGCCAATCAAAAGGATATCTTTCAACGTCTCCCCCTTCACAACCCCACGGCACGAAGTCGCAGCTTCCCAGACGGCTCTCTTTTGGTCTTCGACGACGTTCAGGAAGACGGCAACAACAACAGTAGAAGactttcgttttcgtttttcgattTCGAACCGGCTTGCTTTGATTTTTGGCGTGTGGCTTGGATCGGGGAGCATTGAACCACATGTGTTTTGATTGTTGCGAGGACTGGAATTGAGATTGGTGTGCgtattttgttttccttttccggttgattttttttttcttttttgggaAAATCGCGAACGCGCGGGAAAACTGGAACACACTTGCCCCGTTTTTCGGGTCGAATTCCTAGGAAAAAAGAGGAGGAAGTACGGGAGATAAGTGTGATATGATTTATAGAGTTCTACACATGTTGGTCGTTCAGCGGCGACTAAGCGGTGTAATTTGAATCCCGTCGTTGTTCTTTTTCTCGGGTTCGGTGGGAAAATCCTTGTCCTGAGGACTAATTTCATTCGAACAGGAAGTGGGCAATGGCTTGACGAAGGCAAGTGCCGTCGGCGAACGTTTTCAACGATTATTGATTTCTtcctcttttgttttttttttcgtttctagaAACCACAGCTCTTATcctttatttataattttatgattAGGTGTTTATAATTTCACCccttttttatggttttcacaGGGTTCTTTGTATGAGTGTAGGTAGGTAAGTTTGTTTTTCGACAAACGAACCCTTTTTCGGGCGCCAAACACAACGAACAAAGAAGCGGAGAGAAAATTTAACCGAGCGCTTTCTGgaagtaaggaaaaaataacgaAGCAGGCGCAAGGTGCCAGTGGAAAAAGCAAATGAAGACTAATGCCCCCACGTCCAAAGCCTGCTTGATTATTACCGCTGCCTTGCCATCAATCATGCTCCGCTTACGCTTACGAGTAAGCTAGatggcagcagcagcaacagcatcgAGCAAAGCCGCCTGTTCGCCTTCAAAGTAAAACTTAGCGTCGACCGACCAAAAAAAAGGgatgaaagggaaaattttcgCGAACTCGTTGGAATTACCCCCTTTTTCTTCTTCGCCGCGTCCAGCTCACTTCCATCCTTCCTTTCTCTTCAAATAGAAGTAAAGCCTTAGCAGCGCGTAAATCAGCAGCCAGCCACCCTGGTTTTTCTCCCCGAAAACGTCATTACCGAGGCGATGTCGCCCCCCAACTTCTTCCCTCAGCTCTCGTTCTATGTACTAATAAGGAAGCTGTACCGGGGACCTGGAATCCTTCTTTTCTTCTTTACCCCCATCATCATTATCAACTTTGGCCCAACTCATCCCCGCCCCGTTCTTCCGTAGAAAAGAAATGAAACGTTATGTATCCAAGCAGGCGCTTGGCTTCCTTTCGCTCAACAAAAACCGAGAagaagtagcagcagcagcagcagcggttgtaagattaaaagaaaataacccTTATTCAAACTAATTACGTAGTCGTTCGTTCGCTTGCTCGGGGTTTTTCATCGTCAGCCAGTGTCGGTGCAacgcaaaaaaaggaaaaactcaACCGAACGAGCG
It includes:
- the LOC129748312 gene encoding protein krueppel yields the protein MALSLLQEAQTARGLAAVRSTLEGMKREEERSMSVSPPLTGQHHHPSHHHHLNMGVNHSPTIFGGYPPSAMGMLAPQLLAANQTAAAALMAAGLPMSLRATLATGLFPPHPALFGAWAPPTPNSNNSSPPPPQSPISPALSYKSSKSLKLTMNNNNHIVSTTSEILPQQKKMGKRKQLQSPGSLQSIPVDIPIRDMVSPGPISPPTSGSSPQSNGSVELPSPAITTSSSRDPSRDKVFTCKICNRSFGYKHVLQNHERTHTGEKPFECPECHKRFTRDHHLKTHMRLHTGEKPYSCSHCDRQFVQVANLRRHLRVHTGEKPYECEMCEQKFSDSNQLKAHMLSHNGQRPFHCDRCNSSYRRRHHLLHHKCGITSPPTPAISPAMSLCDQKSGCSEMSDLSMDLKQSVPFHSLHQPKFPLSLNHLPMDFSTPDIHHSATAIDLRAAAVRTPQQISHIKSSLPEQTEPEDLSMHSPRSPVTMEELEELDDAASLYLKQRQHKLAMAAAAAAAAAAAQRHGMES